One genomic region from Vicinamibacteria bacterium encodes:
- a CDS encoding O-antigen ligase family protein — MLCRVLCALLFVAWTAESTREKVLYYGYWRSPFQIFGWLFESLPIIDLVPWQVLLLALVPLCLLLPGAFRKRAWPMDAAILTSFVSIAITFLWGWIRGGSPYNAYYQLWRFLVGLLVSLLLISVVRSSRDLKALGFTVLLAALVRGTLAMYFYWAVVHGKIEPPPPYMTTHDDTLLFVAGVLIALSWALARGSLGSWLTAALVSAHLLYAITLNNRRLAWIELVLVLALVYLVLPRGRTQRRVNVVLLVTGPILLAYVIGGWGRTGVLFAPLRALSTAGSYDDNSSLGREEETRNLLYTLSTGGNPLLGTGWGIPYAKVTSVYSNFEEWWQYRYLPHNSLLGVAVFGGLVGIFGIWLVVPVAAFLAMRGYRGSTRAVDRAAAMAALCILAAYGAQCYGDIGFQALTCNLILGVAVAVGAKVSVWSGASPEVGRRGGMRAAEAMSEAALPAVDGAPGAADRQGAFASATSGLSR; from the coding sequence GTGCTCTGCCGGGTGTTGTGCGCGCTTCTATTCGTAGCTTGGACTGCGGAGTCGACGCGGGAGAAGGTGCTGTACTACGGTTACTGGCGGAGCCCCTTCCAGATCTTCGGCTGGCTCTTCGAGTCCCTCCCCATCATCGACCTCGTCCCGTGGCAGGTCCTGCTCCTCGCGCTCGTGCCCCTGTGCTTGCTATTGCCCGGTGCCTTTCGCAAGCGCGCCTGGCCCATGGATGCGGCCATTCTGACCAGCTTCGTCAGCATTGCCATCACCTTCCTATGGGGTTGGATACGTGGCGGTAGCCCCTACAACGCCTACTACCAACTGTGGAGATTCCTCGTTGGTTTGCTCGTCAGCCTTCTGCTCATTTCGGTCGTACGCAGTTCCCGCGACCTGAAGGCGCTTGGCTTTACCGTCCTGCTGGCCGCGCTCGTTCGCGGCACGCTCGCGATGTACTTCTACTGGGCGGTCGTGCACGGCAAGATCGAGCCGCCCCCGCCCTACATGACGACTCACGACGATACGCTCCTCTTCGTCGCCGGAGTGCTCATCGCACTGAGCTGGGCGCTCGCTCGTGGGAGCCTGGGATCTTGGCTAACCGCGGCCCTCGTGTCAGCCCATTTGTTGTACGCCATCACTTTGAACAACCGCCGCCTCGCCTGGATCGAGTTGGTCCTTGTCCTCGCACTCGTGTATTTGGTGCTTCCGCGGGGAAGAACCCAGCGGCGGGTGAACGTTGTCTTGCTGGTCACGGGGCCCATCCTTCTCGCTTACGTTATCGGCGGCTGGGGCCGGACGGGGGTGCTGTTTGCGCCGCTGCGGGCGCTCTCCACGGCCGGTAGCTACGATGACAACTCGTCTCTGGGCCGGGAGGAAGAGACCCGGAACCTTCTCTACACGCTCTCGACGGGCGGGAACCCGCTACTGGGGACCGGCTGGGGCATACCCTATGCCAAGGTCACGAGCGTCTACTCCAACTTTGAGGAGTGGTGGCAGTATCGGTACCTCCCCCATAACTCGCTCCTCGGCGTGGCCGTCTTCGGGGGGCTGGTCGGGATCTTCGGCATCTGGCTCGTAGTGCCGGTGGCTGCCTTTCTTGCCATGCGCGGCTATCGGGGGTCGACGCGCGCCGTCGATCGCGCCGCGGCCATGGCCGCTCTCTGCATCCTGGCCGCCTACGGTGCCCAGTGCTACGGGGACATTGGCTTTCAGGCCCTCACCTGCAATCTGATCCTGGGTGTTGCCGTCGCGGTAGGAGCCAAGGTCTCGGTCTGGAGCGGGGCCT